Proteins encoded within one genomic window of Granulicella pectinivorans:
- a CDS encoding bestrophin family protein, protein MIVPKGPDLIRMVQYTGKPLLLLALYDVCVVVAVKLLHWDWVALPHIPLALYGSAIGLILGFRNQSAYARWWEARTLWGSIVNNARSWARQTVTLRAPGNVESPELHAMRTRLVYYQIAFVHALRTHLRKQDPLPALAPFAAHVDIESLRGQNNVPLTLQLRMGDLLQQCKHNGWADPLEWQALDNTLNDLADAQGGTERIKNTPMPKQYDYFPRLFTHIYCMLLPLALVTSMGWFTPLGSTLVGFIFLTLDKIGRDLEDPFDNTVYDVPLNSITRSIEINLRQMLGETELPQPEAPIRGVLW, encoded by the coding sequence ATGATCGTTCCCAAGGGGCCGGACCTCATCCGCATGGTGCAGTACACGGGCAAGCCCCTGCTTTTGCTGGCTTTGTACGACGTGTGCGTGGTGGTGGCGGTGAAGTTGCTGCATTGGGACTGGGTTGCCCTGCCGCACATTCCGCTGGCGCTCTACGGTTCCGCCATCGGCCTGATCCTCGGCTTCCGGAACCAGTCGGCCTATGCCCGCTGGTGGGAGGCCCGGACGCTCTGGGGATCTATCGTGAACAACGCCCGTAGCTGGGCCCGTCAGACGGTTACCCTGCGTGCTCCCGGCAACGTCGAGTCGCCTGAGCTGCATGCGATGCGCACGCGGCTCGTCTATTACCAGATCGCCTTCGTTCACGCGCTGCGCACGCACCTCCGCAAGCAGGATCCACTGCCCGCGCTCGCGCCCTTTGCGGCGCACGTCGACATCGAAAGCCTGCGCGGACAGAATAACGTCCCCCTCACCCTGCAACTCCGCATGGGCGATCTTCTGCAGCAGTGCAAGCACAACGGATGGGCCGACCCGCTGGAGTGGCAGGCGCTGGATAACACCCTCAACGATCTCGCCGACGCACAGGGCGGCACCGAGCGCATCAAGAACACGCCGATGCCCAAGCAGTATGACTACTTCCCGCGTCTCTTCACCCATATCTACTGCATGCTTCTGCCACTCGCGCTGGTCACGTCGATGGGATGGTTCACGCCGCTTGGCTCGACGCTGGTGGGATTCATCTTCCTGACGCTCGACAAGATCGGCCGCGACCTCGAAGATCCCTTCGACAACACGGTCTATGACGTGCCCCTCAACTCGATCACGCGCTCGATCGAGATCAATCTGCGTCAGATGCTGGGCGAAACCGAACTGCCGCAGCCTGAGGCTCCGATCCGTGGCGTGCTCTGGTAG
- a CDS encoding TIGR03435 family protein yields MMREALLACLLTVGVASGQAPAKAPTFEVASVRAVPPGKEGMTDTVSYEGGSFVVKNATLEFMINIAYEVPPWNILGKPDWLAVRQYDVSARPEGETGMTYETMRPMLQQLLQQRFHLAVHRETQKRAGYALVVAKGGVRLKAGKEGGKQNYIMANGIRGGGVSLSVLATMLAIPLGKPVMDRTETKGIYEVDLHFAPENSPDSTLPSLFTALEEQAGLKLEPQKVPVGMLVIDHAESEPTEN; encoded by the coding sequence ATGATGCGCGAAGCATTGCTTGCTTGTCTGCTGACGGTGGGTGTGGCTTCAGGGCAGGCTCCGGCAAAAGCCCCGACGTTTGAGGTGGCGTCAGTGCGCGCTGTGCCTCCCGGCAAGGAGGGGATGACCGACACGGTCTCGTATGAGGGTGGGTCGTTCGTCGTCAAGAATGCGACGCTCGAATTCATGATTAACATTGCCTACGAGGTGCCGCCTTGGAACATATTGGGTAAACCGGACTGGCTCGCTGTGCGGCAGTACGACGTCTCTGCCAGGCCTGAGGGCGAAACCGGCATGACCTACGAGACGATGAGGCCCATGCTGCAGCAACTTTTGCAGCAGCGATTTCATCTGGCAGTGCATCGCGAGACTCAGAAGCGTGCCGGATATGCGCTGGTGGTGGCGAAGGGCGGGGTGAGGCTGAAGGCCGGGAAGGAGGGCGGGAAACAAAATTACATTATGGCCAACGGGATTCGGGGCGGAGGTGTCAGTCTTTCAGTCCTTGCGACCATGCTGGCCATTCCCCTTGGAAAGCCGGTGATGGACCGGACGGAGACAAAGGGAATCTACGAGGTCGATCTCCACTTCGCGCCGGAAAACTCGCCAGACTCAACCCTGCCCTCGCTCTTTACGGCGCTTGAGGAGCAGGCAGGGTTGAAGCTGGAGCCGCAGAAGGTGCCGGTGGGTATGCTCGTCATCGATCATGCGGAAAGCGAACCGACGGAGAATTGA
- the glgC gene encoding glucose-1-phosphate adenylyltransferase, whose amino-acid sequence MRDTLGVLLAGGAGERLFPLTRDRAKPAVPFAGQYRIIDITLSNCINSDLRHVYILTQYKALSLNRHIREGWGPVVANELGEFIEILPPMQRVSKSWYQGTADAVYQNIYSIGSEEPKYILILSGDHIYKMNYGLMMQQHKASGADVTLATLPIHPDQVSAFGVVEVAKNGEVTGFEEKPKETKTRSPWTPDMVDVSMGIYIFNTDILLPELIKDAEDPDSKHDFGHDILPKLLGRFKMMAYNFVDENKQRALYWRDVGTLEAYYEANMDVAGVTPIFNLYDKSWPMRTRSYQYPPAKFVFGEIGRTGMAINSIVASGSIVSGSVVRNSVLSHDVRVNSYADVDSSIIFSHVNIGRHCRIRHAIIDRDVHIPDGTVIGYDQQEDRKNYFVSPSGLTVVTRDYSVYENPVSPEFLQQNENTW is encoded by the coding sequence ATGAGAGATACGCTTGGCGTTCTGCTGGCCGGTGGTGCCGGTGAAAGACTCTTCCCCTTAACCCGCGATCGCGCCAAGCCTGCCGTACCGTTCGCGGGGCAGTACCGCATCATCGATATCACGTTGTCGAACTGCATCAACTCCGACCTGCGGCATGTGTACATCCTCACCCAGTACAAGGCTCTTTCGCTCAATCGCCACATCCGCGAAGGATGGGGACCGGTGGTGGCCAATGAGCTAGGTGAGTTCATCGAGATTCTGCCACCCATGCAGCGCGTCTCGAAGAGCTGGTACCAGGGCACGGCGGATGCGGTGTACCAGAACATCTACTCGATCGGCTCCGAAGAGCCGAAGTACATCCTCATCCTCTCCGGCGACCACATCTACAAGATGAACTACGGCCTGATGATGCAGCAGCACAAGGCATCCGGCGCCGACGTAACGCTGGCGACGCTGCCGATCCACCCCGACCAGGTGTCGGCGTTCGGCGTGGTGGAGGTAGCGAAGAACGGCGAGGTCACCGGCTTTGAAGAGAAGCCCAAGGAGACCAAGACGCGGTCCCCCTGGACCCCCGACATGGTCGACGTCTCGATGGGCATCTACATCTTCAACACGGACATCCTGCTGCCGGAGCTCATCAAAGACGCCGAAGACCCGGACTCGAAGCACGACTTCGGGCACGACATTCTGCCCAAGCTGCTGGGCCGCTTCAAGATGATGGCCTACAACTTCGTCGATGAGAACAAGCAGCGTGCGCTCTACTGGCGCGATGTGGGTACGCTCGAGGCCTACTACGAGGCCAACATGGACGTCGCCGGCGTGACGCCGATCTTCAACCTGTACGACAAGAGCTGGCCCATGCGGACGCGCTCCTATCAGTATCCGCCGGCGAAGTTCGTCTTCGGCGAGATTGGCCGTACGGGTATGGCGATCAACTCGATCGTCGCTTCGGGGTCGATCGTGTCGGGTTCGGTGGTCCGGAACTCGGTGCTGTCGCACGATGTGCGCGTGAACTCATACGCCGACGTCGATTCGAGCATCATCTTCTCGCATGTGAACATCGGGCGGCACTGCCGCATCCGGCACGCGATCATCGACCGCGATGTGCATATCCCGGATGGCACGGTGATCGGGTACGACCAGCAGGAGGACCGGAAGAACTACTTCGTTTCGCCGTCCGGGCTTACCGTGGTCACGCGCGATTACTCGGTGTACGAGAACCCGGTCTCGCCGGAGTTTCTGCAACAGAACGAGAACACTTGGTAG
- a CDS encoding acyl-CoA mutase large subunit family protein, which translates to MAEEPLTTTSGIPVELVYGPDAPGTYPYTRGIQPTMYRGRLWTMRQYAGMGDAEESNRRYKFLLAQGTKGLSVAFDLPTQIGYDSDAPLALGEVGKVGVAIDSIEDMQRLFDGIPLDSISTSMTINATASILLALYCVAAKRAGIEPKKLSGTIQNDILKEYIARGTYIYPVADAMRLVTDIFAWAAVEVPAWNTISISGYHMREAGSTAVQEVAFTLSDGVTYVRAALNAGLDIDAFAPRLSFFFNAHSNLFEEVAKFRAARRMWARIMREEFGARDPKSWMLRFHAQTAGSTLTAQQPENNIVRTAVEAMAAIMGGTQSLHTNGFDEALALPTEQAARIALRTQQVLAHESGIAQTADPLGGSYYVESLTDEIERRAQVYLDTIAAFDPNGMGMLRAIEQGYVQREIQNAAYAYQRSVDSGETIVVGVNAFQSEAAPTPTQSIDPDLERRQVERLRALRERRDPTPHAAALRAVEEAARHTTNLMPRIVEAVEAYATVGEIANTLRTVFGEYRETVVI; encoded by the coding sequence ATGGCGGAAGAGCCTCTTACAACCACCTCCGGCATTCCCGTCGAGCTCGTCTACGGCCCTGATGCCCCCGGCACCTACCCATACACCCGCGGCATCCAGCCGACCATGTACCGCGGTCGCCTCTGGACCATGCGCCAGTATGCCGGCATGGGCGACGCCGAGGAATCGAACCGCCGGTACAAGTTCCTGCTCGCCCAGGGCACCAAGGGCCTATCGGTCGCCTTCGACCTTCCTACCCAGATCGGCTACGACTCCGACGCGCCCCTGGCTCTTGGCGAGGTCGGCAAGGTGGGCGTCGCCATCGACTCCATCGAGGACATGCAGCGCCTCTTCGACGGCATTCCCCTCGACAGCATCTCCACCTCGATGACCATCAATGCCACCGCTTCGATCCTGCTCGCGCTGTACTGCGTCGCTGCAAAGCGAGCGGGCATCGAGCCGAAGAAGCTCTCCGGCACCATCCAGAACGACATCCTGAAGGAGTACATCGCGCGCGGCACCTACATCTATCCGGTCGCCGACGCGATGCGCCTGGTCACCGACATCTTCGCGTGGGCCGCCGTGGAGGTTCCCGCCTGGAATACCATCTCCATCTCGGGCTACCACATGCGCGAGGCCGGCTCGACCGCCGTGCAGGAGGTCGCCTTCACCCTGTCCGATGGCGTCACCTACGTTCGCGCCGCCTTGAACGCAGGCCTCGACATCGACGCCTTCGCCCCGCGCCTCAGCTTCTTCTTCAACGCCCACTCGAACCTCTTCGAAGAGGTCGCCAAGTTCCGGGCGGCACGCCGCATGTGGGCTCGCATCATGCGCGAGGAGTTTGGCGCCAGGGACCCCAAATCCTGGATGCTCCGCTTTCACGCCCAGACCGCAGGATCGACCCTCACTGCGCAGCAGCCCGAGAACAACATCGTACGCACCGCCGTCGAGGCGATGGCAGCCATCATGGGCGGGACTCAATCGCTCCACACGAACGGTTTTGACGAAGCCCTGGCACTACCCACCGAGCAGGCGGCCCGCATCGCCCTGCGCACCCAGCAGGTACTCGCCCACGAGAGCGGCATCGCCCAGACCGCCGACCCACTCGGCGGTTCCTACTATGTGGAATCCCTGACCGACGAGATCGAACGGCGTGCTCAGGTCTATCTCGACACCATCGCCGCCTTCGACCCCAACGGCATGGGCATGCTCCGCGCCATCGAACAGGGCTACGTCCAGCGCGAGATCCAGAACGCCGCCTACGCGTACCAGCGCTCCGTCGACTCCGGCGAGACCATTGTGGTGGGCGTCAACGCCTTCCAGAGCGAAGCCGCTCCTACCCCCACCCAGTCCATCGACCCCGACCTCGAACGCCGCCAGGTCGAACGCCTCCGCGCTCTGCGCGAACGCCGCGACCCCACCCCTCACGCCGCCGCCCTGCGCGCCGTGGAAGAAGCTGCCCGCCACACCACCAACCTCATGCCCCGCATCGTCGAAGCCGTCGAAGCGTATGCGACGGTTGGCGAGATCGCCAACACACTCCGGACGGTGTTTGGCGAATATCGCGAGACCGTCGTGATTTGA
- the gcvT gene encoding glycine cleavage system aminomethyltransferase GcvT: protein MAEMTSSPVLRKTALNARHREHKASMVDFGGWDMPVTYAGLIAEHMAVREAVGLFDVSHMGDIQLRGPGSLAAVNQLCMNDASKLQVGQAHYSAMLYPNGTFVDDVVVHKLSENDYLIVINAGTREKDIQWVRKTIGHMPSVHINDFSDYYTQLAIQGPKAEATLQKLTDTDLSTIKNYWFTWGKVCGLYNVMIARTGYTGEDGFEIYIPSDEPTSHRVWGEILAAGAEFGIMPCGLGARNTLRLEASMALYGHEISDTINVFEANLGRYAKLDKESFVGKEALLAIQAEGGPRRRLVGIEMMARGIGRDGYAVYNADGVNIGEITSGSPAPFLKKNIALAYVPIEYTALDTELAVKVRDVLVKAKVVPTPFYKRPKKVVAPTV from the coding sequence ATGGCTGAAATGACCTCGTCCCCCGTACTCCGCAAGACCGCCCTGAATGCCCGTCATCGCGAGCACAAGGCCTCCATGGTCGACTTCGGCGGCTGGGACATGCCCGTCACCTATGCCGGCCTCATCGCCGAGCACATGGCCGTCCGCGAAGCCGTCGGTCTCTTCGACGTCTCCCACATGGGCGACATCCAGCTCCGCGGACCCGGCTCGCTGGCCGCCGTCAACCAGCTCTGCATGAACGACGCCTCCAAGCTTCAGGTGGGGCAGGCGCACTACTCGGCCATGCTGTACCCGAACGGTACGTTCGTCGACGACGTCGTCGTCCACAAGCTCTCCGAGAATGACTACCTCATCGTCATCAACGCCGGAACCCGCGAGAAGGATATCCAGTGGGTTCGCAAAACCATTGGCCACATGCCCTCGGTCCACATCAACGACTTCTCCGACTACTACACGCAGCTCGCCATCCAGGGCCCCAAGGCTGAAGCGACGCTCCAGAAGCTGACCGACACCGACCTCTCCACCATCAAGAACTACTGGTTCACCTGGGGCAAGGTCTGCGGCCTGTATAACGTGATGATTGCGCGCACGGGTTATACCGGCGAAGACGGCTTCGAGATCTACATTCCATCGGACGAGCCCACCAGCCACCGCGTATGGGGCGAGATTCTCGCCGCGGGCGCCGAGTTCGGCATCATGCCCTGCGGCCTGGGCGCACGCAACACCCTCCGCCTCGAGGCCTCCATGGCCCTCTACGGCCACGAGATCTCCGATACCATCAACGTCTTCGAGGCCAACCTTGGCCGCTACGCCAAGCTCGACAAGGAGTCCTTCGTCGGCAAGGAGGCCCTGCTCGCCATCCAGGCGGAGGGTGGCCCACGCCGCAGGCTGGTCGGCATCGAGATGATGGCGCGCGGCATCGGTCGCGACGGCTACGCAGTTTATAACGCCGACGGCGTCAATATCGGCGAGATCACCAGCGGCTCGCCCGCTCCCTTCCTGAAAAAGAACATCGCACTGGCCTACGTTCCCATCGAATACACGGCTCTCGACACCGAACTGGCGGTCAAGGTCCGCGACGTCCTGGTCAAGGCCAAGGTCGTCCCAACACCGTTCTACAAACGCCCGAAGAAGGTCGTCGCACCCACCGTGTAG
- a CDS encoding muconolactone Delta-isomerase family protein → MQFLVLTERRMDLFPPDQWTPELIALEANRVRELYAAGSIRAIWRRKDQPGAAILLEASSEEEARALVDTLPLAERGMLHFAVVTGLDPYPGFAPR, encoded by the coding sequence ATGCAATTCCTCGTCCTCACCGAACGCCGAATGGACCTCTTCCCGCCTGACCAGTGGACTCCGGAGCTCATCGCTCTCGAAGCGAATCGGGTCCGCGAACTCTATGCCGCAGGCTCCATCCGTGCCATCTGGCGCCGCAAGGACCAACCCGGCGCAGCCATCCTGCTCGAAGCCTCCTCCGAAGAGGAGGCACGGGCTCTCGTTGACACTCTTCCGCTGGCCGAGCGTGGCATGCTCCACTTCGCCGTCGTCACCGGACTCGATCCCTATCCAGGATTTGCACCCCGCTAA
- the gcvH gene encoding glycine cleavage system protein GcvH, whose translation MPYPTNLKYTKEHEWISVDGSIGTVGITDYAQNSLGDIVFVELPKVGDTLTAHAIFGSVESVKAVSDLYSPVSGTVTAINEALNDAPETINTEANTTWIMKIELSDPAEVEGLLSSTDYDTFTSEETGH comes from the coding sequence ATGCCCTACCCCACAAACCTCAAATACACCAAGGAACACGAGTGGATCTCCGTCGACGGTTCCATCGGCACCGTCGGCATCACCGACTACGCCCAGAACTCGCTCGGCGACATCGTCTTCGTCGAACTGCCCAAGGTCGGTGACACGCTGACCGCCCACGCGATCTTCGGTTCGGTTGAATCCGTGAAGGCCGTCTCCGACCTCTATTCGCCAGTCTCCGGCACCGTCACCGCGATCAACGAAGCGCTCAACGATGCCCCCGAGACCATCAACACCGAAGCCAACACCACCTGGATCATGAAGATCGAGCTCTCCGACCCAGCCGAGGTCGAAGGCCTTCTCTCCTCCACCGACTACGACACCTTCACCAGCGAAGAGACCGGACACTAA
- the gcvPA gene encoding aminomethyl-transferring glycine dehydrogenase subunit GcvPA produces the protein MRYLPKSPTDRAEMLEEIGVATIDDLFATIPAEYQLKRDLAIPRQHGESEIIDRFKGYAENNATGYASFLGAGVYKHYKPVIIDSLVQRGEFLTSYTPYQPEIAQGTLQAMFEFQTMICELTGMEIANASMYDGSTGAAEAIMMAVRVTGRNAAVIARTVHPEYREVVATYAQHQEIPTTEVGYTANGRVDLEALDAAINADTACVLIQSPNFFGTIEDVAAIAAIAHAKGALLIVSIAEAISLGVVKPPVEADIVSMEAQSYGVSIGYGGPYCGVIACKEKFLRQMPGRLIGETKDVNGKRGFVLTLSTREQHIRREKATSNICTNQALVALMTTIFLTVYGKEGMKELAEQNLAKSAYLKSVLADKGNVLFDGAPRFHEFVLDLPQNAEATNAKLLDHKIIGGLPLAKWYPELGPNATLWCATEVTTRKQMDAASAALAKA, from the coding sequence ATGCGCTACCTTCCAAAATCTCCCACCGACCGTGCGGAGATGCTTGAAGAGATCGGCGTCGCGACGATCGACGATCTCTTCGCGACCATCCCCGCGGAATACCAGCTCAAGCGCGACCTCGCCATCCCCCGGCAGCACGGCGAGAGCGAGATCATCGACCGCTTCAAGGGCTATGCCGAGAACAACGCCACCGGCTACGCCAGCTTCCTCGGCGCGGGCGTGTACAAGCACTACAAGCCCGTCATCATCGACTCGCTGGTGCAGCGCGGCGAGTTCCTGACAAGCTACACGCCCTACCAGCCCGAGATCGCGCAAGGCACGCTCCAGGCCATGTTCGAGTTCCAGACCATGATCTGCGAACTGACCGGCATGGAGATCGCCAATGCCAGCATGTACGACGGCTCGACCGGCGCGGCAGAGGCGATCATGATGGCCGTCCGCGTCACCGGCCGCAACGCCGCCGTGATCGCTCGCACGGTGCATCCGGAGTACCGCGAGGTCGTCGCCACCTACGCGCAGCACCAGGAGATCCCCACCACCGAGGTCGGCTACACCGCCAACGGACGCGTGGATCTTGAGGCGCTCGACGCAGCCATCAACGCCGACACGGCATGCGTCCTCATCCAGTCCCCCAACTTCTTCGGGACGATTGAAGACGTAGCCGCCATCGCCGCGATCGCACACGCGAAGGGCGCCCTGCTGATCGTCTCGATCGCAGAAGCCATCTCGCTGGGCGTCGTCAAGCCTCCCGTCGAGGCCGACATCGTCTCCATGGAAGCCCAGTCGTACGGCGTCTCCATCGGCTACGGCGGCCCGTACTGCGGCGTCATCGCCTGCAAGGAAAAGTTCCTCCGCCAGATGCCCGGACGCCTCATCGGCGAGACCAAGGACGTCAACGGCAAGCGAGGCTTCGTCCTTACGCTCTCCACCCGCGAACAGCACATCCGCCGCGAGAAGGCCACCTCGAACATCTGCACCAACCAGGCCCTTGTTGCGCTGATGACGACCATCTTCCTCACCGTCTACGGCAAGGAAGGCATGAAGGAGCTGGCCGAGCAAAACCTCGCGAAATCGGCATACCTGAAGAGCGTTTTGGCGGATAAAGGAAACGTCCTCTTCGACGGAGCACCCCGCTTCCACGAGTTCGTTCTCGACTTGCCTCAGAACGCCGAAGCCACCAACGCGAAGCTCCTCGACCACAAGATCATCGGCGGCCTCCCGTTGGCCAAGTGGTACCCCGAGCTTGGCCCCAACGCCACCCTCTGGTGCGCCACCGAAGTCACCACCCGCAAGCAGATGGACGCAGCATCCGCCGCGCTGGCAAAGGCATAA
- the gcvPB gene encoding aminomethyl-transferring glycine dehydrogenase subunit GcvPB has translation MSDKFVGTPKKVTTHVNQNEDLIFEKSSPGKKAYRLAELDVPAIDAATLLGAAVRDDLGIMPELSEIEIIRHFTRLSTWNYAIDLGMYPLGSCTMKYNPRVNEFVSRLEGIAEAHPYQPESLSQGCLQIMKTLSDALVEITGMDTITLQPAAGAHGEFTGILLVRAYHESKGNARKKILIPDSAHGTNPATAAVCGYQVQNLKSNALGMVDLEELERLVDEDTAALMLTNPSTIGVFESEIHKIADILHAKGALLYMDGANMNALVGKTRPGDFGVDVMHLNLHKTFSTPHGGGGPGSGPVACKKILEPFLPTPVVVEKADGTLGLEYNRPQTVGRVRMFYGNFGMFVRALAYILANGPDGLRQTTEDAVLNANYIRAKLLDTFELPYKSPSLHEVVFSDKLQAKNGVKTGDMGKRLIDYGFHAYTVSFPLVVSGAMMIEPTESESREELDLLIDALKQIAREAEENPELVKTSPHTTRLQRLDETTAARKPILRWKAPIASTPLVADTAAKEW, from the coding sequence ATGTCAGATAAATTCGTAGGCACTCCCAAGAAAGTCACCACCCACGTCAACCAGAACGAGGACCTCATCTTCGAGAAGTCCTCCCCCGGCAAGAAGGCCTATCGCCTCGCCGAGCTGGACGTGCCCGCCATCGACGCTGCCACTTTACTCGGCGCAGCCGTGCGCGACGACCTCGGCATCATGCCCGAGCTCTCCGAGATCGAGATCATCCGCCACTTCACCCGCCTCTCAACCTGGAACTACGCCATCGACCTCGGCATGTACCCGCTCGGCTCCTGCACCATGAAGTACAACCCCCGCGTCAACGAGTTCGTCTCGCGCCTCGAGGGCATCGCCGAAGCGCACCCCTACCAGCCTGAGAGCCTCTCGCAAGGCTGTCTCCAGATCATGAAGACCCTCTCCGACGCTCTCGTCGAGATCACCGGCATGGACACCATCACGCTCCAGCCCGCAGCCGGAGCTCACGGTGAGTTCACCGGCATCCTCCTGGTGCGCGCCTATCACGAGAGCAAGGGCAACGCTCGCAAGAAGATCCTCATCCCCGACTCCGCCCACGGCACCAACCCAGCAACGGCAGCGGTCTGCGGCTACCAGGTCCAGAACCTCAAGTCGAACGCCCTCGGCATGGTCGACCTCGAAGAGCTCGAGCGCCTCGTCGACGAAGACACCGCCGCCCTCATGCTCACCAACCCCAGCACCATCGGCGTCTTCGAGTCCGAGATCCACAAGATCGCCGACATCCTCCACGCCAAGGGCGCCCTGCTCTACATGGACGGAGCCAATATGAACGCCCTCGTCGGCAAGACCCGCCCGGGCGACTTCGGCGTCGACGTCATGCACCTGAACCTCCACAAGACCTTCTCCACCCCGCACGGAGGCGGCGGTCCGGGTTCCGGCCCGGTGGCCTGCAAAAAGATCCTCGAGCCCTTCCTCCCCACGCCCGTCGTGGTCGAGAAGGCCGATGGCACCCTGGGGCTTGAATACAACCGTCCGCAGACCGTAGGCCGCGTCCGCATGTTCTACGGCAACTTCGGCATGTTCGTCCGGGCCCTGGCCTACATCCTCGCCAACGGCCCCGACGGCCTGCGCCAGACCACCGAAGACGCCGTCCTCAACGCCAACTACATCCGCGCCAAGCTCCTCGACACCTTCGAGCTGCCCTACAAGTCGCCCTCCCTCCACGAGGTCGTCTTCTCCGACAAGCTCCAGGCCAAGAACGGCGTCAAGACCGGCGACATGGGCAAGCGCCTCATCGACTACGGCTTCCACGCCTACACCGTCAGCTTCCCGCTGGTCGTCTCGGGGGCGATGATGATCGAGCCCACCGAGAGCGAGTCCCGCGAGGAGCTCGATCTCCTCATCGACGCCCTCAAGCAGATCGCCCGCGAGGCTGAGGAGAACCCCGAGCTGGTCAAAACCAGCCCCCACACCACCCGCCTCCAGCGCCTCGACGAGACCACCGCCGCCCGCAAACCCATCCTCCGCTGGAAGGCACCCATCGCCTCCACCCCCCTGGTCGCCGACACCGCCGCCAAGGAGTGGTAA
- a CDS encoding DUF2911 domain-containing protein, translating to MFLRTLSSAVCTGLLATASLAPFANAQMSMPMAPAGKAPLSPPATATTTLAGKTVTVSYSAPSLRGRHLGGPEIVPYGEVWRTGANPATTIVLPEGVMIGKLMVPAGTYTLFTLPTAKEWTLIVSKKTGEWGIPYPEGFDLGRTPMMKKTIGSPQEVMSISFEHTSGNKTELHVKWETTDVWVTVVVM from the coding sequence ATGTTCCTGCGCACACTCTCTTCTGCTGTCTGTACGGGCTTGCTGGCTACTGCCTCGCTCGCACCTTTTGCGAACGCCCAGATGTCGATGCCGATGGCTCCGGCGGGCAAGGCTCCGCTGTCACCACCGGCGACCGCCACGACGACGTTGGCCGGCAAGACGGTTACCGTAAGCTACAGCGCGCCTTCGCTGCGTGGACGCCACCTGGGTGGACCGGAGATCGTCCCCTATGGCGAGGTTTGGCGTACAGGCGCGAATCCGGCGACGACGATTGTGCTGCCAGAGGGCGTGATGATTGGAAAGCTGATGGTTCCGGCGGGTACGTATACGCTGTTCACGCTGCCGACTGCCAAGGAGTGGACGCTGATTGTGAGCAAGAAGACGGGCGAGTGGGGCATTCCTTACCCCGAAGGATTCGATCTTGGGCGAACTCCAATGATGAAGAAGACGATTGGCTCGCCGCAGGAGGTGATGTCGATCTCGTTCGAGCACACGTCCGGAAACAAGACGGAGCTGCATGTGAAGTGGGAGACCACGGACGTGTGGGTCACGGTTGTGGTGATGTAG